The Vibrio tasmaniensis genome includes a region encoding these proteins:
- a CDS encoding RidA family protein yields the protein MNAQTKKHPVKTELFASKAPLEWAIVNNGTLYTAQIPIDETGAVVEGGIEAQTRQTFNNLVHTLECAGESMDSVLQVLIYVTDREYLKTVNSVYGEYFNAPYPNRAAVVVAGLAREEMLVEFVVYASASQPE from the coding sequence GTGAACGCACAAACTAAAAAACACCCAGTAAAAACCGAGCTTTTCGCTTCAAAAGCACCACTAGAGTGGGCAATCGTTAATAACGGCACTCTATACACAGCGCAGATTCCAATTGATGAAACTGGCGCAGTAGTAGAGGGCGGTATCGAAGCGCAAACGCGTCAGACTTTTAACAACCTTGTTCATACATTGGAGTGTGCAGGCGAATCTATGGATTCAGTGCTGCAAGTTCTGATTTACGTGACAGACCGTGAATATCTAAAAACGGTAAACAGCGTATACGGAGAATACTTCAATGCACCTTATCCAAACCGTGCTGCCGTCGTCGTTGCAGGGTTAGCAAGAGAAGAGATGCTGGTCGAGTTCGTGGTTTATGCATCGGCGTCTCAACCTGAATAA
- a CDS encoding LysR family transcriptional regulator → MSIKLQQLKHFVLVVEEGGFRAASHRANRSQAALSTSIKELEKILGQPLFETGNKSTLTPFGEICLPKIIQFLNVYKALDNDLRAAAAGQQGRVRIASVPSVAAKLIPSVLGAFCEQYPNVEVSLIDDNAAGVEARLLSGEVDVALGNSSHLEEENIDFTPLLSDPIGVVCLKDNPIASQQEGIEWQTLLKQPFIRNGTCTLLDPTPARMLSEQALYSVENITSLFSVLELGIGVTTLPKLAFPTNETRLVWIPLIDPPLQRQIGIFRLSDRTISPQAQAFHDLCIQYLSYED, encoded by the coding sequence ATGAGTATTAAGCTACAACAGTTAAAACATTTTGTTTTAGTGGTCGAAGAAGGCGGATTTCGAGCGGCATCTCACCGAGCAAATCGCTCACAAGCGGCACTTTCTACGTCGATAAAAGAGCTAGAAAAAATACTTGGTCAGCCACTGTTTGAAACAGGCAACAAATCAACCCTGACACCTTTCGGAGAAATATGCCTGCCAAAAATCATTCAATTCCTGAATGTTTACAAAGCATTAGACAATGACCTACGCGCAGCCGCAGCAGGACAACAAGGAAGAGTTAGAATAGCAAGCGTGCCATCAGTAGCTGCAAAATTAATCCCTAGTGTTTTAGGGGCTTTTTGTGAGCAGTACCCGAATGTTGAGGTAAGCTTGATTGATGATAACGCGGCGGGTGTAGAAGCAAGATTACTCTCTGGAGAGGTAGATGTTGCCCTCGGAAATAGTTCCCATTTAGAAGAAGAGAACATCGACTTCACGCCTTTGCTTTCTGATCCGATCGGTGTGGTGTGCCTAAAAGACAACCCTATCGCCTCTCAGCAAGAAGGAATCGAATGGCAAACTTTGTTAAAACAACCCTTCATTCGCAACGGGACTTGTACCCTACTTGACCCAACACCAGCAAGAATGCTCAGTGAACAAGCTTTGTATTCAGTAGAGAACATTACTTCGTTGTTTTCGGTGTTAGAGCTTGGGATAGGCGTGACCACGCTGCCTAAACTGGCTTTCCCAACCAATGAAACCCGGCTGGTGTGGATTCCGTTGATTGACCCGCCTTTACAGCGTCAAATCGGTATTTTCAGATTGTCTGATCGGACGATATCGCCACAAGCACAAGCCTTTCACGATTTGTGTATTCAGTACCTAAGTTATGAAGACTAA